In a single window of the Mucilaginibacter defluvii genome:
- a CDS encoding NAD-dependent deacylase codes for MKHIVVLTGAGISAESGLKTFRDSDGLWEGYNIEDVATPQAWRRNPELVQDFYNMRRKAVLEAVPNAAHFALARLETKYKVTIITQNIDDLHERAGSSNVMHLHGIITRSQSSLNPNLTYPIEGWELKMGEKCKLGSQLRAHVVWFGENVPMIEPAARLCAQADIFILVGTSLAVYPAAGLVDYVPSETPKYVIDPKIPEVTIQNVIRVEEKASTGVVSAVNELLLSAK; via the coding sequence ATGAAACACATTGTAGTGCTTACCGGCGCCGGAATCAGTGCGGAAAGCGGCTTAAAAACATTCAGAGACAGTGATGGCTTGTGGGAAGGGTACAACATTGAAGATGTGGCCACACCACAGGCATGGCGCCGTAACCCCGAGCTGGTGCAGGATTTTTATAATATGCGGCGCAAAGCGGTACTTGAAGCCGTGCCGAATGCCGCGCATTTTGCTTTAGCCCGGCTGGAGACTAAATACAAGGTCACTATCATTACACAAAATATCGATGATCTGCATGAGCGGGCTGGCTCAAGCAATGTTATGCATCTGCATGGCATTATTACAAGATCGCAAAGTAGTTTGAATCCAAATCTTACATATCCGATAGAAGGGTGGGAACTTAAGATGGGAGAGAAGTGCAAGCTCGGATCGCAGCTCCGGGCACATGTGGTATGGTTTGGTGAGAACGTGCCGATGATAGAACCCGCCGCCCGGCTATGCGCACAGGCTGACATTTTTATTTTGGTTGGTACCTCGTTAGCCGTTTACCCGGCGGCCGGACTCGTGGATTACGTCCCGTCGGAAACACCTAAATATGTTATCGACCCAAAAATACCGGAAGTTACCATTCAGAATGTTATTCGTGTGGAAGAGAAAGCATCGACAGGCGTTGTATCTGCAGTAAACGAGCTGCTTCTGAGTGCCAAATAA
- a CDS encoding DUF3291 domain-containing protein has protein sequence MIVSLTIVRYKKIFIPMALFAMAIHRLPLLLNRSCKFWKLLGTGKNGTFDLNPDWRQWGLLAVWDNLEDFKQFESSSFIQKWWRQFCAEQWTVLCEPLMSHGKWDGQNPFATDNAVAETYTGPVGVLTRATIRFKRLKNFWADVAGVASLMKDAPGYLTSVGIGEAPVYRQATFSFWQSEEQMKAFAYKSREHAEVIKKTRKENWYSEELFARFKPLASSGTINGIDPLKNILS, from the coding sequence ATGATTGTTAGCCTGACCATTGTGCGCTACAAAAAAATATTTATTCCGATGGCGCTGTTTGCTATGGCCATCCACCGTTTACCTCTGCTTTTGAACCGCAGCTGCAAATTTTGGAAACTGTTAGGGACAGGCAAAAACGGCACCTTTGATCTTAACCCCGACTGGCGGCAATGGGGATTGTTAGCCGTATGGGATAATTTAGAAGATTTTAAGCAGTTTGAATCCTCATCGTTTATACAAAAGTGGTGGCGACAGTTTTGCGCTGAGCAATGGACGGTGTTGTGCGAACCGCTAATGAGCCACGGCAAATGGGATGGCCAAAATCCTTTCGCTACTGATAATGCAGTTGCCGAAACATATACAGGCCCGGTAGGCGTACTTACCCGGGCTACCATCAGATTTAAGCGCTTGAAAAACTTTTGGGCCGATGTAGCCGGTGTAGCGAGTTTAATGAAAGACGCTCCCGGCTACCTAACTTCTGTAGGTATTGGCGAAGCCCCGGTATACCGCCAGGCTACATTTTCGTTTTGGCAAAGTGAAGAACAAATGAAAGCCTTTGCTTACAAAAGCCGCGAACACGCAGAGGTAATTAAGAAAACAAGAAAAGAAAATTGGTATAGCGAAGAGCTTTTTGCGAGGTTTAAACCATTGGCAAGCTCCGGCACAATAAACGGAATTGATCCCTTGAAAAACATATTAAGCTAA
- a CDS encoding GAF domain-containing protein, producing the protein MADDLKIIDNASKQQQYESLIPQIEALIYGETDLVANLANIAAALKEQFKWFWVGFYLVKNGELVLGPFQGPVACTRIAKGRGVCGSAWQQQKTLIVPDVEAFPGHIACSSLSRSEIVVPVFADGEVVGVLDVDSAELAEFDDTDARYLEQIIRLIKF; encoded by the coding sequence ATGGCTGATGACTTAAAAATAATTGATAACGCAAGTAAACAACAACAATATGAAAGCCTTATTCCGCAAATTGAGGCATTGATATACGGCGAAACCGATTTAGTAGCTAATCTGGCTAATATAGCTGCCGCGTTAAAGGAGCAGTTTAAATGGTTTTGGGTTGGTTTTTACCTGGTAAAAAACGGCGAGTTAGTACTGGGGCCGTTTCAGGGACCTGTAGCTTGTACGCGCATTGCAAAGGGCAGGGGCGTATGCGGTTCGGCTTGGCAACAACAGAAAACCTTGATTGTGCCCGATGTGGAGGCCTTCCCGGGGCATATTGCCTGCAGTTCACTTTCCCGATCAGAGATAGTAGTTCCGGTATTCGCTGATGGCGAGGTGGTTGGTGTGCTTGATGTTGACAGTGCGGAACTTGCGGAATTTGATGATACCGACGCGCGATATTTAGAGCAGATCATCCGGTTGATAAAATTTTAA
- a CDS encoding alpha/beta hydrolase, protein MSRIYLIPGLGADCRIYKNLDLAGHDVFFVNWIAPDPADALSTYAQKLIDYYKIQQNSILIGNSMGGMVAIEIAKLQPMAKTILISSIKSSEEASAYFSFFRSVPLYKYIPTSLLVKARLFVKYIFGSMLPEDQHLFEDMYKNTSPAFIKWAMGAILDWKNTIIPDNVYHITGSNDKVFNCRKAIGAQIIENGTHIMIFDRAAEINMILKGIIN, encoded by the coding sequence ATGAGTCGCATTTATTTAATTCCCGGTTTAGGCGCCGACTGCCGCATCTATAAAAATCTGGATTTGGCTGGTCACGACGTTTTTTTTGTAAACTGGATAGCACCCGATCCGGCTGATGCTTTATCAACTTACGCGCAAAAGCTTATAGATTATTATAAAATACAACAAAATTCCATTCTTATCGGCAATTCCATGGGCGGCATGGTAGCCATTGAAATAGCCAAGCTACAACCTATGGCTAAAACCATATTGATCTCAAGCATTAAATCAAGCGAAGAAGCGTCAGCATATTTCTCGTTTTTCCGTTCTGTGCCGCTTTACAAATACATTCCTACCAGTTTGCTTGTTAAGGCACGCTTATTTGTAAAATACATTTTCGGCAGTATGCTTCCTGAAGATCAGCATCTGTTTGAAGATATGTATAAAAACACGTCGCCGGCATTTATCAAATGGGCTATGGGAGCGATACTCGATTGGAAAAACACAATTATCCCTGATAATGTTTACCATATAACCGGCAGTAATGACAAGGTATTTAACTGCCGCAAAGCTATTGGCGCTCAAATCATCGAAAATGGCACACATATAATGATATTCGACCGTGCCGCCGAGATAAATATGATATTGAAAGGAATAATTAACTGA
- a CDS encoding DNA-3-methyladenine glycosylase gives MKLPHSFYSSHDVVELSRRLLGKYLVTYVDGLLTGGYIVETEAYNGVVDRASHAFGNRRTARTETMFAEGGRAYVYLCYGIHEMFNVVTASEGTPHAILIRAIVPTDGIDIMQDRRNMPVLKPNITAGPGSVAKALGINRKLNSVFLTGDEIWLEDRGLNFTDEEVYAGPRIGVAYAGDDAFLPYRFYVKGCPYVSKPNK, from the coding sequence ATGAAGTTACCACACTCTTTTTATTCAAGCCATGATGTGGTAGAGCTAAGCCGCCGGTTATTAGGTAAGTATTTAGTTACTTATGTAGATGGTTTACTTACCGGCGGATATATAGTTGAAACGGAGGCTTATAACGGAGTAGTGGATAGGGCATCACATGCATTTGGTAACCGCCGCACAGCACGTACAGAAACCATGTTTGCTGAGGGTGGCCGCGCTTACGTTTACCTGTGTTATGGCATACATGAGATGTTTAATGTGGTAACCGCGAGCGAAGGTACGCCTCATGCTATACTCATACGCGCCATTGTACCTACAGACGGTATTGATATTATGCAGGATAGGCGCAACATGCCTGTACTTAAGCCGAATATTACTGCCGGCCCCGGATCAGTTGCTAAAGCTTTGGGCATAAATCGTAAATTAAACAGTGTTTTTCTTACAGGTGATGAAATATGGCTGGAAGACAGGGGCCTGAATTTTACCGATGAAGAGGTATATGCCGGACCAAGAATCGGTGTGGCTTATGCGGGAGATGATGCATTTTTGCCTTATCGGTTTTATGTAAAAGGATGCCCATACGTAAGTAAACCTAATAAATAA
- the kynU gene encoding kynureninase has product MNYNTTADFATQADAADQLASFKQQFLIPQHNGKDAIYLCGNSLGLQPKAAEKYLKEQLESWQEKAVEGWFDGDKPWLGYHREVAALVAPVVGAENSEVSVMNSLTVNLHLLLVSFYNPTVKKFKILMEAGAFPSDQYAVESQVKFYDLDPAEAIVELKPRENEHTLRTEDIIDAIETHKDELALVLFGGINYYTGQVFNMRAITEVAHKAGAYAGFDLAHAAGNVPVQLHEWNVDFACWCSYKYMNSGPGGISGIFVHQKHHNSNFKRFAGWWGYREDKRFLMQPGFDAAVGAEGWQVSTSPVMLLALHKASLDVFKQAGGITVLHEKSIKLTGYFEYLIKSINNECGKEIYRIITPANAEERGCQLSIICRYKAKKIFNYLMSKGIIGDWREPDVIRLSPVPLYNSFTDVYLAYVGLKEAVNLIDN; this is encoded by the coding sequence ATGAATTATAATACAACTGCTGATTTTGCAACACAGGCAGACGCTGCCGACCAATTGGCATCATTTAAGCAACAATTTTTAATACCACAGCACAACGGCAAAGATGCAATATACCTTTGCGGTAACTCCCTGGGATTACAACCTAAAGCTGCCGAAAAATACCTGAAGGAGCAACTTGAAAGCTGGCAGGAAAAAGCAGTTGAAGGTTGGTTTGATGGCGATAAGCCATGGCTGGGATATCATCGCGAAGTGGCAGCGCTTGTTGCCCCGGTTGTAGGCGCTGAAAACAGTGAGGTATCAGTGATGAATTCACTTACAGTAAATTTGCATTTATTGTTGGTAAGCTTCTATAATCCAACGGTTAAAAAGTTTAAAATACTGATGGAAGCCGGCGCGTTTCCGTCGGATCAATACGCTGTGGAAAGCCAGGTTAAATTTTATGATCTTGATCCGGCGGAGGCAATTGTTGAGTTAAAGCCACGAGAAAATGAGCATACGCTGCGCACTGAAGATATTATCGACGCTATTGAGACACATAAAGATGAACTTGCTTTGGTGCTGTTTGGCGGAATAAATTATTATACCGGCCAGGTGTTTAACATGCGAGCTATAACCGAGGTAGCACACAAAGCGGGCGCTTACGCGGGTTTTGACCTTGCACATGCGGCCGGTAACGTGCCTGTCCAGCTCCACGAATGGAATGTAGACTTCGCCTGCTGGTGTTCTTACAAATACATGAACTCGGGCCCGGGCGGCATCAGCGGTATATTTGTACATCAAAAACATCATAACTCCAACTTCAAGCGCTTTGCCGGTTGGTGGGGATACCGTGAAGACAAACGCTTTTTAATGCAACCCGGCTTTGACGCAGCTGTTGGTGCCGAAGGCTGGCAGGTCAGTACCAGTCCGGTTATGTTGCTGGCTCTCCATAAGGCTTCGCTGGATGTTTTTAAGCAGGCCGGGGGCATAACTGTACTACACGAGAAAAGCATTAAACTGACGGGGTATTTTGAATACCTGATAAAAAGCATTAACAATGAGTGTGGTAAGGAGATTTACCGGATCATCACGCCCGCTAATGCTGAAGAACGTGGCTGTCAGTTGTCCATCATTTGCCGCTATAAGGCGAAAAAAATATTCAACTACCTGATGAGTAAAGGTATCATAGGCGATTGGCGCGAACCTGATGTGATCAGGCTTAGCCCGGTACCGTTGTATAACAGTTTTACTGATGTTTACCTGGCTTACGTTGGGTTAAAAGAAGCCGTTAACTTAATTGATAATTAG
- a CDS encoding bestrophin family protein has product MISYNPKEWFRFIFTIHRADTLRELFPLLIAVAVYAVVVEFLMTEVFRVTPDSALVKISYIHQTIGFLFSLLLAFRINSAYDRWWEGRKLWGSLVNNSRNLAIKLKYLTDKPEDVAFFNFAIPLYARALMHHLRDKYHPEEQSFIGINPNKHVPNQIAAAIIGRIYELNKQGLINQEQLLSLNPELTSFTDICGACERIKKTPIPFSYSVFIKKFIFTYIMTLPFAWAFTLSYYVVPFVAFILFVFASVELIAEEIENPFGTDANDLPLQTISDNIRLHVGEIFY; this is encoded by the coding sequence ATGATTAGCTATAACCCTAAGGAATGGTTCAGGTTTATATTTACCATTCACCGGGCAGATACATTGCGCGAATTGTTTCCATTACTTATTGCGGTAGCGGTTTACGCCGTTGTAGTTGAGTTTTTGATGACTGAAGTATTCCGGGTAACACCGGATAGCGCGTTGGTTAAAATCAGCTATATTCATCAAACCATCGGGTTTCTTTTTTCGCTTCTGTTAGCTTTTCGTATCAATTCGGCCTATGACAGATGGTGGGAAGGCCGTAAGCTGTGGGGTAGCCTGGTAAACAACAGCCGTAACCTGGCCATCAAGTTGAAATATTTGACGGATAAGCCGGAAGATGTGGCTTTTTTCAACTTCGCTATACCTTTGTATGCGCGTGCTTTAATGCATCACCTTCGGGATAAATATCACCCGGAAGAGCAAAGTTTTATCGGCATAAACCCAAACAAGCATGTGCCGAATCAAATTGCTGCGGCTATTATCGGCCGTATTTATGAACTTAACAAACAAGGTTTAATTAACCAGGAGCAGTTGTTGAGCTTAAACCCCGAGCTAACCTCTTTTACAGATATTTGCGGCGCTTGCGAACGTATAAAAAAAACGCCCATTCCGTTTTCGTATAGTGTCTTTATCAAGAAGTTTATCTTTACTTACATTATGACGTTGCCTTTTGCCTGGGCATTTACCTTAAGCTATTATGTGGTGCCTTTTGTAGCTTTCATTTTGTTTGTTTTTGCCAGCGTTGAATTAATTGCCGAAGAGATAGAAAATCCGTTTGGAACGGATGCGAACGATCTGCCGCTGCAAACCATCAGTGACAACATCAGGCTGCACGTAGGCGAAATATTTTATTAA
- a CDS encoding histone deacetylase, which yields MLKIAFDPVYIHPLPAGHRFPMLKYELIPGQLLHEGLITQENLFSPKECPEDLILLTHEREYWHHLRDLTLPPKEVRRTGFPLSAKLIEREIRIAQGTIDGCHYAMQNGIAFNIAGGTHHAGSNWGEGFCLLNDQAIASNYLLNDDLAKSILIIDLDVHQGNGTAQIFEKEDRVFTFSMHGANNFPYRKEYSDRDIPLADGTGDEEFLAILEDTLPRIIDGCTPDFIFYLSGVDILATDKLGRLAMTREGCAQRDRFVLNQCHQRGIPVQISMGGGYSTDIRDIVEAHCNTYRIADDIYF from the coding sequence ATGTTAAAGATAGCCTTTGACCCGGTTTATATTCATCCGCTGCCGGCCGGGCACCGGTTTCCGATGTTGAAGTACGAATTGATTCCCGGTCAACTACTGCATGAGGGTTTAATAACCCAGGAAAATCTGTTTTCGCCGAAGGAATGCCCTGAGGATCTTATTTTACTTACGCATGAGCGGGAATACTGGCATCACCTGCGCGATCTCACCTTGCCGCCCAAAGAAGTGAGACGTACAGGCTTTCCGCTTTCTGCTAAGTTGATCGAAAGGGAAATCCGTATTGCGCAAGGCACAATTGATGGTTGCCATTATGCGATGCAAAACGGCATTGCTTTTAACATTGCTGGTGGAACGCACCATGCCGGAAGTAATTGGGGCGAAGGATTTTGTTTATTGAATGACCAAGCTATAGCAAGTAACTATTTATTAAATGATGATTTAGCTAAATCTATCTTAATTATTGATTTAGATGTTCATCAAGGTAATGGTACAGCCCAGATATTCGAAAAAGAAGACAGGGTTTTTACATTTTCGATGCACGGCGCTAATAATTTCCCATACCGTAAGGAATATTCAGACCGTGATATTCCATTGGCCGACGGCACTGGCGATGAAGAATTTTTAGCCATCCTTGAAGATACTCTGCCGCGAATCATTGACGGTTGTACACCTGACTTTATATTTTATCTCTCAGGAGTTGATATATTAGCCACAGATAAATTAGGCAGATTAGCAATGACGCGTGAGGGCTGCGCCCAGCGCGACCGCTTCGTGCTCAATCAGTGTCATCAGCGTGGAATACCAGTTCAGATAAGCATGGGCGGCGGCTACTCAACCGATATACGTGACATTGTTGAAGCGCACTGTAATACCTATCGCATAGCAGATGATATCTACTTTTAA
- a CDS encoding MATE family efflux transporter yields the protein MKQIYAKFKPHYQDTLKLAIPIVISQVGHVATHLADSIVVGHFVGTVALAAVSLVGSIFIIPMLIGIGISYGITPLISQENGRGNYEECGRLLSNSLIINIITGFVLFTVMYFGSVYVLDHLNQAPAVVEQAKPFFVILGFSIIPLMIFSTFKQFAEGLGFTKQAMQISIWGNVLNIVLGLTFVKGLFGIEPMGIRGVGYSTLIDRSLMAVVMAIYVLRAPRFKQYLKSFVFTHIDRVRSARILKIGIPVSMQSTFEVSAFGGANILIGTIGAVEQAAHQVAINMAAITFMVATGISSAAAIKSGNNTGAGNYNQLRLSALSSYHIVLLFMAFTAVLFVVANPWLPWIVTNDTNVIAIASKLLLLAAVFQVFDGAQVVGLGILRGMGDVNIPTIITLIAYWVIGLPVGYLMGIQLGLGAGGVWVGLVCGLGAAAIMLYFRFNKLSKRLVLTD from the coding sequence ATGAAACAGATCTACGCTAAATTTAAACCGCATTATCAGGACACGCTTAAGCTCGCTATACCCATTGTAATTTCGCAGGTGGGGCACGTGGCCACGCATTTAGCAGATAGTATAGTAGTCGGGCACTTTGTAGGCACTGTGGCTTTGGCGGCTGTATCGTTGGTTGGCAGCATCTTTATTATCCCGATGCTAATCGGTATCGGGATATCCTATGGTATAACACCGTTAATATCACAGGAGAACGGCCGCGGAAACTATGAAGAATGCGGTCGTTTATTATCGAACAGCCTGATCATTAATATAATTACCGGGTTCGTACTTTTTACGGTGATGTACTTCGGTTCGGTATACGTGCTCGACCACTTGAACCAGGCGCCTGCAGTTGTTGAGCAGGCCAAGCCGTTTTTTGTGATTCTTGGCTTTTCGATCATCCCGTTAATGATCTTCAGTACATTCAAGCAATTTGCCGAAGGTTTAGGTTTTACCAAACAGGCCATGCAGATATCTATTTGGGGAAATGTGCTGAACATTGTACTTGGCTTAACTTTCGTAAAAGGATTATTCGGCATTGAGCCCATGGGTATTCGCGGCGTAGGCTATAGCACATTGATTGACAGAAGCCTAATGGCTGTAGTGATGGCTATTTATGTACTTAGAGCGCCGCGCTTTAAACAGTATTTAAAAAGCTTTGTGTTTACTCACATTGACCGGGTTCGGAGCGCGAGGATATTGAAAATAGGTATACCTGTTTCGATGCAGAGTACATTTGAAGTAAGCGCGTTTGGCGGGGCTAACATTCTGATAGGTACTATAGGCGCGGTTGAGCAGGCGGCGCACCAGGTGGCTATAAACATGGCGGCCATCACATTTATGGTGGCCACCGGTATATCTTCGGCAGCGGCTATTAAATCAGGAAATAACACGGGCGCAGGTAATTACAACCAGTTGCGTTTATCAGCCTTATCAAGCTATCATATCGTGTTGCTGTTTATGGCCTTTACAGCTGTTTTATTTGTAGTGGCTAACCCCTGGCTGCCATGGATAGTTACCAACGATACTAATGTGATCGCCATCGCATCGAAACTGCTTCTGTTAGCGGCAGTATTCCAGGTGTTTGATGGCGCGCAGGTTGTGGGCTTAGGAATTTTGCGTGGCATGGGCGATGTAAACATACCTACTATAATTACCCTGATCGCATATTGGGTAATCGGTTTGCCGGTTGGTTATCTGATGGGTATACAGCTTGGTTTAGGCGCCGGCGGAGTTTGGGTTGGATTGGTTTGCGGACTGGGTGCAGCGGCAATTATGCTTTATTTCAGGTTCAATAAATTAAGTAAGCGGCTGGTATTAACTGATTAA
- a CDS encoding ATP-binding protein encodes MNIKRLIFEGEGVSLDFKKTITRYEKIAKTMVSFANNKGGKLLVGVADNGAITGVKSEEEEKYMLTKAAHFYCRPAIEPVFEEVYVDDKIVLVAEIPPSDEKPHYALAEDGKWWVYIRVKDKSVLASKIVVDVLKRSNDEQGVLIEYSSKEKALLEYLEKMGRITVKQFCTLLNIGRRRAQRILVDLVLSGVILVHTTEKEEFYTAA; translated from the coding sequence ATGAACATAAAAAGATTGATTTTTGAAGGTGAAGGCGTTTCTCTCGACTTTAAGAAAACCATTACCCGTTACGAAAAGATAGCCAAAACAATGGTATCATTCGCCAATAACAAAGGCGGCAAACTGCTGGTTGGTGTAGCAGACAACGGGGCGATAACAGGTGTAAAATCCGAAGAAGAAGAAAAATACATGCTTACCAAAGCGGCGCACTTTTACTGCAGGCCGGCTATTGAACCTGTTTTTGAGGAAGTGTATGTAGATGATAAGATCGTTCTGGTAGCGGAGATTCCACCAAGCGACGAAAAGCCTCATTACGCACTCGCCGAAGATGGCAAATGGTGGGTATACATCCGTGTGAAGGATAAAAGCGTACTCGCGAGTAAGATTGTGGTAGACGTTTTAAAACGATCTAATGACGAGCAGGGTGTGCTTATTGAGTATTCGTCAAAAGAAAAAGCATTATTGGAATATTTGGAGAAAATGGGCCGTATTACCGTGAAACAGTTTTGCACGTTGCTCAATATTGGCAGGCGCCGGGCGCAACGCATACTGGTTGACCTGGTGCTGTCAGGCGTGATACTGGTGCATACCACCGAGAAAGAAGAATTTTACACTGCTGCGTAA
- a CDS encoding GNAT family N-acetyltransferase: MSTIMNDAFFVNKGFLLSTNKNLIDIKAVHNYLSTESYWAKGMPYAKLQTAIENSMCFGVYINNTQAGFARVVTDKATFAYLCDVFILPQHRGIGLSKWLVQSILNHADLQGLRRWSLATADAHGLYEQFGFSVLTNPERWMGIYNPYSISNKDEEVK; this comes from the coding sequence ATGAGCACCATTATGAACGATGCATTTTTTGTGAACAAAGGGTTCCTGCTCTCGACAAATAAGAACCTGATCGATATTAAAGCGGTTCATAACTATTTAAGTACTGAATCATACTGGGCTAAAGGTATGCCTTATGCAAAGCTGCAAACCGCGATTGAAAACTCAATGTGCTTCGGTGTGTACATCAATAATACACAAGCCGGTTTTGCGCGGGTAGTAACAGATAAAGCCACATTTGCTTACCTGTGCGATGTTTTCATATTACCGCAACATCGCGGTATTGGCTTATCTAAATGGTTGGTGCAATCTATATTAAATCATGCTGATTTGCAGGGTTTGCGCAGATGGTCCCTGGCAACTGCCGATGCACATGGCTTGTATGAGCAGTTTGGCTTTTCGGTATTGACCAACCCCGAACGTTGGATGGGCATTTACAACCCATATTCTATCAGCAATAAAGACGAGGAAGTGAAATGA
- a CDS encoding PaaI family thioesterase, producing MVVSENTLKWAMRFYPPLLFQRIWVQKVEPGYTGVTVVVHNSIFNRNYNRSIFGGTLFAAADPFYPVLLHQLFSHKGYNVIAWLKSSAIQYLKPARTKLRFGITFSDNDINAIEHSLSHTGKHVAHYPVEMYDEAGELCVTISNEVYLRNLDFVLQKEATK from the coding sequence ATGGTTGTAAGCGAAAACACCCTTAAATGGGCTATGCGTTTTTACCCTCCCCTCCTTTTTCAGCGTATTTGGGTACAAAAGGTTGAGCCTGGTTATACGGGAGTTACCGTAGTCGTGCATAACAGCATATTCAATAGAAATTACAACCGGTCAATTTTCGGCGGTACATTGTTCGCCGCTGCCGATCCCTTTTATCCGGTGCTTTTACACCAATTGTTCAGCCATAAAGGTTACAATGTTATAGCCTGGCTCAAATCATCAGCCATACAATATTTAAAACCGGCCCGAACAAAGTTACGGTTCGGTATTACATTTTCAGATAATGATATTAATGCGATAGAACATAGCCTGAGCCACACCGGCAAACATGTAGCGCACTATCCGGTTGAGATGTATGACGAGGCCGGCGAACTATGTGTTACTATCAGCAACGAGGTTTACCTTCGTAATCTCGACTTCGTATTACAAAAGGAGGCCACGAAATGA
- a CDS encoding bestrophin family protein has product MLVANKISVVYFLKLIKWDIFGIFLYACLVGMLDYYTFFKDLTIPLSVSALVATLLSLLLAFRTAQSYERWWEARIIWGAVVNDSRTLIRQLLQFLPNDDKKIAYVQSFAIRQSIWCYSLAETLRKCPATEKVEQYIQKVGADSDNRPNLLLSKHAAELAELSEHYHLNNNKQVQLDSTLQRLTDSMGRCERIKNTIFPRSYSILIHFLIYVLTTIFPFGLDDHHWAVEICLATLVPVLFIAIERTAILMQDPFENKPTDTPMTAISKTIERNLMEMADLPKPQQAAPADTFYLM; this is encoded by the coding sequence ATGTTAGTAGCTAATAAGATTTCAGTTGTATATTTTTTAAAGTTAATTAAGTGGGACATTTTCGGCATATTTCTTTACGCCTGCCTGGTAGGAATGCTGGATTATTATACCTTTTTTAAAGATCTAACAATACCTTTAAGCGTATCAGCCTTGGTCGCTACGCTATTATCCTTACTGCTTGCTTTTCGTACGGCACAATCATACGAACGCTGGTGGGAAGCCCGTATAATTTGGGGGGCTGTTGTAAACGATAGCCGCACGCTTATCAGGCAATTACTACAATTTTTGCCTAATGATGACAAAAAGATAGCTTATGTGCAAAGCTTCGCAATCAGGCAATCCATATGGTGTTATTCTCTTGCCGAAACGCTGCGTAAATGTCCGGCTACTGAAAAGGTAGAGCAGTATATTCAAAAAGTTGGGGCTGATAGTGATAACCGGCCTAACCTGCTCCTGTCAAAACATGCGGCAGAACTGGCTGAACTAAGCGAACATTACCATCTGAACAATAACAAACAAGTACAGTTGGATAGCACGCTGCAACGTTTAACCGACTCAATGGGCAGATGCGAGCGAATCAAGAACACGATTTTCCCCAGGTCTTACAGTATACTCATACATTTTTTAATATACGTATTGACAACAATTTTCCCTTTCGGTCTCGACGATCACCATTGGGCGGTTGAGATTTGCCTGGCAACGCTTGTACCGGTGTTGTTTATTGCCATTGAGCGCACAGCCATATTGATGCAGGATCCATTTGAGAATAAACCAACGGATACGCCAATGACCGCTATTTCAAAAACTATTGAACGCAATTTGATGGAGATGGCCGATTTGCCAAAACCACAACAGGCAGCTCCGGCTGATACATTTTATTTGATGTAA